The following proteins are encoded in a genomic region of Sparus aurata chromosome 23, fSpaAur1.1, whole genome shotgun sequence:
- the LOC115575368 gene encoding zinc finger protein 774-like, with protein MLQLRSFIQQRLSAAAEEILGEVERTITLALSEAQLHPPKEELHNEKLDSLQQTPATQTLLTDSRVTVEEALQETATQEGSNLSTVAALRSSDTAADAQSNDGSCRFVLLDVKIKGEQEEKEVVISSTEVVKNERDQAETQAPGEVQTVYSDGSEVQIESGSSSGEEWGRSKGAKTKRRRLLKSIKQKDEEVLPDGDASDKIQTDRRVCPVCGKSFRYTHAFMKHIKTHKQASESTMELLSRLQTAHSRPPVCDICGKEFTNLNSLQIHSKTHTGSKDFRCQDCGKSFIQKEHLIVHRRTHSGERPYSCGKCGQLFYTRGHLKAHMERFSGLKPHGCDICGKVFCQRRRFVQHREEHRAGSSE; from the exons ATGCTCCAGCTGAGGTCGTTTATCCAGCAGCGTCTGAGCGCAGCGGCGGAGGAGATCctcggggaggtggagaggaccATAACGTTAGCTTTGTCCGAAGCCCAGCTTCACCCACCGAAAGAAGAGCTCCACAATGAGAAGCTCGACTCTCTGCAGCAGACACCAG CTACACAAACTCTACTGACCGACAGCAGGGTGACCGTAGAGGAAGCGCTGCAGGAGACCGCGACACAGGAGGGGTCAAACCTGAGCACGGTCGCAGCCCTGAGGTCCTCTGACACAGCCGCAGACGCTCAGAGCAACGATGGGAGCTGCCGATTCGTGCTGCTCGACGTGAAGATAAAAGGggagcaggaggaaaaggaggtCGTTATTTCTTCTACTGAAGTCGTGAAAAATGAGCGAGATCAAGCGGAAACGCAGGCGCCTGGCGAAGTGCAGACAGTTTATTCAGACGGCTCCGAAGTGCAGATTgagagcggcagcagcagcggtgagGAGTGGGGGCGGAGCAAAGGAGCGAAGACGAAGAGACGGAGGCTTCTGAAAAGCATCAAGCAGAAGGATGAGGAGGTTTTGCCTGATGGAGACGCTTCTGACAAAATTCAAACGGACCGCCGGGTTTGTCCCGTTTGTGGCAAGAGTTTCCGGTACACCCACGCCTTCATGaagcacataaaaacacacaagcaggcGAGTGAGTCCACGATGGAGCTCCTGAGTCGCTTGCAGACGGCCCACAGCAGACCCCCCGTGTGCGATATTTGCGGCAAGGAGTTTACCAACCTGAACTCGCTGCAGATCCATTCAAAGACGCACACGGGGAGCAAAGACTTCAGATGCCAAGACTGTGGGAAGTCCTTCATCCAAAAGGAGCACCTGATTGTGCACAGGAGGACCCACTCAGGTGAGAGGCCGTACAGCTGCGGGAAGTGTGGGCAGCTGTTTTACACCCGAGGCCATCTCAAAGCACACATGGAGCGTTTCTCCGGACTGAAACCCCACGGCTGTGACATTTGTGGCAAAGTCTTTTGCCAGAGGCGACGGTTTGTTCAACACAGGGAAGAGCACAGGGCAGGGAGCAGTGAGTGA